The nucleotide window CCCCAAACTTAGGTAAAGCTAAATTGTGTACAAAACGAAAAAAGAAAAGAAAAGAAAAAATTAAAAAATGGAGGTTATAATTAGATATTGAGCCCGTTTTTGGAGGCCTGGAAGACAGGCAATAAAAATGAGTCAAAGCAGTAAAATCAACTAAATTTGCTTTGACAATCAAATATTGTACCATGGATTATATAAAGATATCTATTTTTCTCTTCAAGAGGGTAATTACCTTGTGAAATTATATAGAAAAAAAGAATTATATAACGGAATAAAATTAATAAAAAATTGTTTAAAGGAATGAAAATCGATAAAATAATAAGTTAGGTCTATCTCGAAAAGCCTGAATCAATTGCTAAAAAAAACTGTTAGATAAGCAATAGCAAAATAACGCCCGAATTTCCCAAGAAAAACCAGGACAGAAAAGTATCGGAAAGGAAGCTGCATAAGCCCGGCAACCATGGTAATTGCGTCTCCGATACCTGGAACCCAGGTAAAAAGAAGAGTATAAAGACCATATTTTTTAAAAAGCTTCTCGCTTTTCTCAAGCTTCTCAGGAGAAGGAGACAGAAACTTCTCAAGTACCGGACGCCCTTTTAGCCCGAGATAGTACGTTGTACACGATCCGAGATAATTGCCTGAAGTCGCCACCAGAACGACAGCAAAAGGATTAAAACCCTGATAAATAAGAGCTACTACCAGTGCTTCTGATCCTAAAGGCAAAACCGTGGAAGCCAGAAAGCTAAGGATAAAGAGGTTCAGGTACCCGTAATTGGCAATAAAAGCACTTAAAGCTTCAAGCATTCTATTCAACAATCGTAGTTCAGTATTTTAAGCTGTCGTCTCGAACATCAAATAAGAGAAAAAAGTGGAGAGCCGGAAATTCGGAGCATAATTTCCAGCTTCTGCCACAGCACAGGTATTAAAGTTATATTAAACCGACAGGTTTTCAGTTTAAACCCTTACAGCTTAATATAAGCTTTAATACGAAAGTTTAAAACGTTAATTAAGCTTTAGTACGAAAGTCAGAAGCGTTAATTAGTTTATTAGCTTCTTCTCTTCCGCAGAATAACAAACGCTGTGGCAAGTATTCCAAGCGTAGCCATCCCACTGAAGAAAGGAGCCTTTTTTGTCACTTCATAACTTTCTCTCAGGCCTCCTACTTCAACAGTATACGTCCCTGGATTGTCCTCAGTATGTGAGAATTCGACTGATTTGTTCTCACCCGGGTTGAGGGTTACATTCTCGGAATCAACCGATTCGTTATTAACTAGCAATTCCACTTTGGATTCTCCTGTGACGCTTCCATTGTTCATAGCATTCACACTTATATTTACCGGGGTTCCGGCTTCAACTGAAGCAGGCTGTATCGTGAGGTTTGAGAAAGAGAACTGTGTGGCTTTTTCCGTCACCTCGACATGGGTTTCTCCTTCTTCATAACCGGTCTTTGTGGCGTTTACCACATATGTGCCCGGAGTAGTAACCCAGTAAGACGTGATACCTTTTTCGTCTGTCTGTGCGTCAGTTTTCTGCCCGCCGAAGAAAACATCCGCCCCTGCAACAGGCTTGTTATCTACAGAGTCCGTGACACTTATTTTGATCTGGTCCCCTTCCCGGACAGTTTCGGGAGAAACCGAAACCAGGAGTTTCTGGACACCCTGTGCAAGGACATCTACACGCTTAGTTCCGGAAACGTAACCTTCCCGATTCGCAGTTACAGTGAAGCTACCTTCCTTACCCGGGGTGAAAGTGAGATTGCCGTTATCTCCGGTAGTACCTATGCTTTCGTTTCC belongs to Methanosarcina barkeri 3 and includes:
- a CDS encoding YqaA family protein — encoded protein: MLEALSAFIANYGYLNLFILSFLASTVLPLGSEALVVALIYQGFNPFAVVLVATSGNYLGSCTTYYLGLKGRPVLEKFLSPSPEKLEKSEKLFKKYGLYTLLFTWVPGIGDAITMVAGLMQLPFRYFSVLVFLGKFGRYFAIAYLTVFFSN